TTAGGTGTACTCATACTCATCTGGCCTTTTTCATTTTCACATAACGGGTCCAAACTTTTTCTTCCGCAAATCCCATCCCGCTAAAAACGTCTCTGTCCTCAAGAAAACTGACGGCGACAAACTCCTTCTCCTCATCCACTTCAGCAACTATTTTTTCCAATAATTGTTTCAGGACTTCATTTTGTTTATCTCTAATATAATAGTTATTAATCACACATTCGTGCTTCTTGTATTCCACAGGAATAAATCCCACAACCATTTTTGCATCCAGAGCTATAAACCAGACATAATCTTCCGATGTACGAAAAGGATAGTTATAATTCTGCTTCAATACCTCCGGATTCATCACTAACGGGGCTACAAGCTGGTATAGCCGCTTGTCCGTTCCATGTAATTGAATAATTTGTATCATTCTGTGTCCGTTTTAAGAATTAGGTCTTAAATATAAAGGTTTATTAGATGTAAATATTCACCTTTTAAATAGATTTAAGAATAAAGCAAGATTATATAAAATATTAATAAATAATTGAAATCCTTCAATTTGAAATATAGAAAGTCATTGTGTCAGATCTGCACAGACATCATTTTCCGAGCATAGCTCCATACCACACAGTAAGCTATTAGGGGAACGATAAATGCCATTACCATTGTTGAACGGTCAGCAATGATCCCCATCAACAGCGGTCCCACCACGCCACCTACCGGAGACATCATTAAAAAAGAAGATGCCCGTTTCGTATGACCTCCCAAGTCTCTCAAAGAAAGAGCAAAAATAGTAGGAAACATAATCGCCTCGAAAATATAGCCACACAAGAGTGCTGCTAATGAAACAACTCCTATATCAAATATAACCAATAAAGTTGTTATCACGGTTCCGGTGGCACAAATCAACAACATTTTCTCCGCACGGACGCGTCTCATAATCCAGCTACCGATAAAACGTCCCAACATGAACAGCCCCAATCCGCCAAAAGAAAGTACAAATGAAGCACTGCGAGCATTCATCCAATTCTGTTCCACCACATAATTGATAAAAAAACTGTTGATGGAAATCTCTCCTACCTCATAAGCAAACAAAGCGATCAAACCAAAAACAAACAATTTGTGCGACCATAGTCCTATTCTATTACCTTGCTCATCCACTTCCGCATGATGAACTATCTCCGGCAATCTTATTTTATAAAAGACCACAGCAACCGATAAAACAACAATCCCCATGCAGATATAGGGCAATGCTACATTTCCCGTCCCTATCTGTCCGTCTTTTGAGAAAAGAAGAAGCCCGGCAAGAACCGGGGCACAGATACAGCCCAATCCATTGAAAGATTGTGCAAAATTCAGACGACTGGCAGCAGTTTCTTTTGCTCCCAACTCCGTGGCATAAGGATTTGCCGCTGTTTCAAGAAATGTCAGCCCACACCCGATTACAAATAATGCAAACAAAAAAAGGTTGAACGACAAACAATTTTGTCCGGGAATAAACAGCAATGCCCCAACTCCATAAAGCGATAATCCGAAAACTACTCCTTTGCGATAGCCAAAACGACTGATAAATAAACCTGCAGGTATAGCCATGACGAAATATCCCATATACATCATCACCTGAATAAATGCTGAATGTGTTTTTGATATATCAAGCAATTCCTGAAAATGCTTGTTCAGCACATTCAGAATAGCGTGGGCAAATCCCCAAAGAAAAAAAAGAGAGGTAACCAATATAAAAGGGACAATGTATTGTTTACCAACCAATGGTATTTGTTTCTGTTTCATCATATTTTAAATAGTTTTGAAATCTCATTAAAATACATTGAGAGAATATATAACAAAAAAGGGAATAACAAAAGTTACTCCCTCTGCGGTGCGTACGGGACTCGAACCCGTGACCCCATGCGTGACAGGCATGTATTCTAACCAACTGAACTAACGCACCATAATTTCATTTTCTGTAGCTGTCTCTCTCGATTGCGGTTGCAAAGGTAGATATTTTTTTTAAAACTGCAATAGCAAATAAGAAAAAAAACATCTTTTTTTTAACACAGATTGATTATAAGAGATTTATGTTACCTTTGCAGAGAGTAAAAAAACAGAAACCATGAAAAATACCCCTATTGAACGTAAATTGATAGATGAAACCATCGAAGAATTCAAGATTGCAGACTTTTCTAAAGCCACTATCCGAGAAGTAAAAGCGATTGCCGCTAAAGCAGAAACATCATCAGGAGTAGAATTTATCAAAATGGAAATGGGCGTTCCCGGTCTGCCTCCCTCCACCGTAGGTGTAAAAGCTGAGATCGAAGCATTACAAAACGGCATTGCCAGTCTATACCCTGATATTAATGGGCTACCCTCTCTAAAAGCCGAAGCTTCCCGCTTCATCAAGGCCTTTATGGATATAGACGTAGCACCCGAAGGATGTGTACCCGTCACAGGTTCTATGCAAGGTACGTTTGCCTCATTCCTCACTTGCTGTCAATGCAACACGAAGAAAGATACGATCCTTTTCATTGATCCGGGTTTTCCGGTGCAAAAACAACAGTTGGTTGTAATGGGACAAAAATATGAAACTTTTGATGTTTATGATTATCGCGGAGACAAATTGAAGGAAAAACTGGAAAGCTATCTTAAAAAAGGGAATATTTCTGCCATTGTTTATTCAAATCCCAATAATCCCAGTTGGATTTGCCTGAAAGAAGAAGAATTACGCATCATTGGTGAACTTGCAACTTTGTATGATACCATTGTTTTGGAGGACCTTGCTTACTTTGCCATGGACTTCCGCCAAGACTTGAGTAAACCGTTCCATCCCCCTTACCAGCCATCCGTGGCACGCTACACCGATCATTACGTACTTCTGATTTCCGGTTCCAAAGCTTTCAGTTATGCGGGCCAGCGCATTGGTGTAAGTTGCATCTCTGACAAACTTTATCACCGCGTATATCCGGAACTGACAAGACGATACGAAAGAGGGGCATTTGGTGCGGTATTCATTCACAGAGTGCTATATGCACTTTCTTCAGGAACAAGCCATTCTGCACAATACGCGCTTACGGCCATTCTGAAAGCTGCCAATGACGGAAAATATAATTTCCTCAATGAAGTGAAAGTATATGGAGATCGTGCCCGCCGCCTGAAAGATATTTTTATACGCCACGGATTCCACTTGGTATATGACAATGATTTGGGTGAGCCCATTGCAGACGGCTTCTATTTTACTATCGGCTACCCCGGCATGAGCAGTGGTGAACTTGCCAGAGAATTGATGTACTATGGTGTAAGCGCTATTTCATTGGTGACTACCGGAAGCCATCAAGAAGGCCTGCGTGCCTGCACTTCTTTCATCCAAGAACATCAGTATGCCCAATTAGATGAACGCATGGCCATTTTTGCCGAAAATAATCCGATAAAATAGAGCCATGCATTTATTTTTCATAAAACATTTTGTATATTAGGGGCATGCATAGCAATACGGACATATTCAAACGCAACTATATACAGCTCCATTCAAACATACATTTTCTATATTTATTTCCGGGAATGACATAGTTATCTGCAACCAACGGGCTATATGGCATCTATTCTTTCCCCAAAAACGCATGTCCTCAGATAAATCCAATCAGTTACTTATCCGTGAGGCTATACGCAAAATAGCTCTCGGGCATAGTATGGAACGTATCAATCTGACACCGGGCGGTATGTCGGGTATTGGTACGGCGCGTATGATACATGGCTATGTCGCCAAGAAACATGACGATCCGTCGGACGAGGAGTTTTCCGACTATGGCGGTACTATTGATGTCGGCGAATATCCGGACGAAACGGCTTCCGCAGAACCTGTCATTCATAGAGGTGTACTGCTTTCAGCCGCCACCAACAGCGAGGGTGGTTTTATGATTGTGCCCACTCTCTTTTCCGATGTGACCATCTTTATGGATGCCGCCACCCGTTACGCCTATGTGGTGAACTTCTCACATGTGGATATCCTGCGGCTGAATGCCCGCAAGGAAACCGTCATTGGCATGACAGAAATGGAGGAAATGAATCCGGACAGCGATTCCTCTCCGGACTATGATGAAGTGGAGACTACCGGTAACGGTGCATCTACCCGTTATACACCAACCACGGTCATTACTACCATTAAGAACGATAAGAACAAAGAAGCGGTCTCTGTTCTTGAAGCGGAGAGCATCACGCATACCGTAGGCAAGTCAGAGGTCAGACAGACTGCTGACAAAGTGGTGCAGAAAGTCAATTTCACGACCATTGCCGTTTCTGACAGCAAGGTAACATTCGGCGATGAAAACGCTTCGGAACCATTGGTTATAGGAAATGAACTTGCCGGGCTTATGCTCGATTTCCTGACGGAGTGCTCAAAGATCATGACTCCCACACTGATGGGAACGATGTCGCCCATCAATATACCCAATTTTACTTCCCTGACCTCACGTATTCAGAAATTCCTGTCCAAAACCAGTTATACTAAATGAGCGTACAACTGCATCCCGATATATAGAAAACCTCGACAAGAACAGCTTGTGCTATTCTATATACGCACAGTTGTACCATAACTTTTTCAATGCGTAGCAGAAGAAAGACGATGGTCATCCTTATGGAGTTGAAGAAGGGGATGACACCAGTTCGTGCCTGAAGAATAGCGCCTAGGGCTTCGCTTCCGCCATCGCCGGAGAAGGCAGTTCCGGAAGTGGTGGTCTGTTGCTGGACTACTTGAAAAAGACAGGTGGGGATATGGCAGGGATACTCCGGGCCAATTACGGTTTCGAGACAGGTATAGCCAATACCCGTATTTTGGAAACCTATTCCCGAAACATTTCCAATGCCGAAGACATGTTTACTTCCACCGAGTACAGCATTAAGGTTACCGGCAATCTGAAAGTAGGCGGAAGCAACATCTATATCGGTGGCCGGCAGCTCTTGCGTTATGATGCGGATCAGGCTACGGCTATAATCTATGCTTCCCATATCGAATTTCAAGATGCTTCCGTGCATTCAAGCGGAGAATGGATGATAGGAGACAAAGAAACTGGTGTTTCCATTTCACCTACGCGATTGGCTGTGGGCGGATATGATGTATATCACCGGAATAACTCCAATCTGGCAACAGTGGACTGGACGATGCAGAACGGCATGGTACAACAAAACCTGAGCGTCCACGGAGATACGGTACTGGATGGCAGTCTGGATTAGCTGTACGACGCCCGTTTTGGTGACAAGGGGAAAAGCCTGCTCTCGCTTTCCGGTGAAGAAGTTACACTCGGCGGCTTCCTTTCATTTTTAGACGGCTTCGGTATCCGTATAGACGGCACTCCGGTATTGCTCCGTACCGATAAGGACAAGATACAACTGGGCAGTACCGGAGGCGACCTTTTACTGGGCAGTGATCACACACCCAAGATACGCCTTTTCTCCGGTATCCCAGATATAGACGGTGAGTGTCTGATACTTTCTCCTTACGGGAAAGCGTGCTTTCCGGGTTCATTGGTTGTCCGGCATAACTACGGTGTCGACCTGCTCTCTTCTTATAAGGTTAACACCTCCGATGAAGGAATCATCATCCATAAACGGTTGCGCATGGGAACTGCAGACGGGACTTTGCTTATGGGTGACCGGAAACATATATCAGTACCCTATTTTAACCATATACTTTCCCAAATTGCCATAGAAGCCAAATGTTCTAATGATAAAGTTAGAATAGAGATTTTAGGTGTTAAATTGGTAAATATAACAACAAAAGCAGATTTCACTTTTCCAACCACTGTTAGGTACTTTGGATATAGTTATCGGACAGGATAAATGGATTAATTTGCAAGATACCAACAATCATAGCAAAGCTTACATGATTAAGGGAAATTCCGCTGTAACTCTAACAGCTAATTCTCAATCGATTATGTTTGGTACTAAAAACTTCATGCTTATTCCTCAGAGTTTGACAAAATGGAAAAGTTATACAGAGAAAACGGGAACCTATCTGGCTGTACTTTGCCGTATTTCAAGCCTCAATGGAAGCACGTCTACATTACTCTATCCTCAGCCTACAACAAATGATAACAAAGATGGTAAATATGCGTTTGCTGCTGTAGGAATTAATACAGTTTGGGAAGCGGGCAAGAAATACACTTACACTCTGAACTTTTGTGATGGTCCAAATGGAGGAGCCGGTTTTATAGCTCGAATCCATCTAAGCCTAAGGATGGAAATGACCAACAGGTTGATTTAACTCCTATATCTGATGGAAAAGGTGGAGATCCTATCCTCGGGCCTATTACATTTAACGTTACAATAGATGATTGGACTGATGCCCCTGCTCAAAATATAAACCTGTAAATCGGGTTATTTCATTTTCATTGTATTAATACCAGGTCCAGACAGGATTGGACAGGCTTACTCCTTACGAGGGAGTATCTATCCAATCCTGTCTTAGGATTTAGGGATAGGAAAAGAAAAAAATGTAAAAAAAGGATATTCTATAGATGAATAACAGAAAAAGCTGTAAGATATCAGTATAAACTATTTCATCCTTTAATATGGAGAACAGTAAGATAGTTCTCACTACATATCCATATACAAAGTAAAGAACGGTGAACAATACACTTACACCACCTTCATAAAGCTGATACACTCGTCATCTACCAGGCACGAATATTGTGCCATTCGCTTCAGTACCTGTTCCAAATCGAATCCCTGTATAAGTTTGTGATGTCGCCTGTCTCCACACAGAACACTTTTGATTTCCATTTCAGGAAAATGGAGCTGCAGATAAATGGCAGAAGAATCAAAAACAACAGGCGTACCTTCCTGAAGGAAAATATGAATATCCGAAACATTTATACTCTCCTTAGCCCTAATCAAATCCGTAATTATCATCTCAATACAGTTTAATGTGTTTACAATTATTTATTACTTAATATATTTAAAGTTATAATTTATCAAGACCTATTCATTTGCTTCACGAAATTCCCTGTCCGCAAAAAGCTCCGCCAGTCCCGATATCTGCTTCAGGCGCAGCAGTTCATTCTTGTTCATACCCAAGTTCCTGCATATCCACGCATCCGACATGCCCGACCTCGTAAGTTCACCTACAAGCCGTGTCATAAGCTCGATCTTATGCATTCCACGGGCACGGTTATGACGGATGGCAGAAGCCATACGCTCAGCCAGATCCTTACGGATAACAGTAACGGGTAACATCCCGTTCTCCCGCCTGTATATTCTGGGTGAAGTCAGCATGACCTTATACTTGTGATAGCCATCCACGAGTTCATACACATCCTCCTGCTCAATGTAATAGCATACGCACGGCATCGTGTAGCCATCCTCCCAAATGGAGAGCTCCAGAAGCCGCATCTCTGGTGGGGGCGTCACATTGGGATTATAAGAATTCGCCCTGATCTTTTCCACAAGTACGGCTTTGACGCCATACACGGGACTGATAAATCTATTTTCCATATCCTCATTCATTAAAATATGACTCGTACTCTTCCATGACCTTCCGCCCTCCT
Above is a window of Bacteroides helcogenes P 36-108 DNA encoding:
- a CDS encoding sugar MFS transporter encodes the protein MKQKQIPLVGKQYIVPFILVTSLFFLWGFAHAILNVLNKHFQELLDISKTHSAFIQVMMYMGYFVMAIPAGLFISRFGYRKGVVFGLSLYGVGALLFIPGQNCLSFNLFLFALFVIGCGLTFLETAANPYATELGAKETAASRLNFAQSFNGLGCICAPVLAGLLLFSKDGQIGTGNVALPYICMGIVVLSVAVVFYKIRLPEIVHHAEVDEQGNRIGLWSHKLFVFGLIALFAYEVGEISINSFFINYVVEQNWMNARSASFVLSFGGLGLFMLGRFIGSWIMRRVRAEKMLLICATGTVITTLLVIFDIGVVSLAALLCGYIFEAIMFPTIFALSLRDLGGHTKRASSFLMMSPVGGVVGPLLMGIIADRSTMVMAFIVPLIAYCVVWSYARKMMSVQI
- a CDS encoding aminotransferase class I/II-fold pyridoxal phosphate-dependent enzyme — translated: MKNTPIERKLIDETIEEFKIADFSKATIREVKAIAAKAETSSGVEFIKMEMGVPGLPPSTVGVKAEIEALQNGIASLYPDINGLPSLKAEASRFIKAFMDIDVAPEGCVPVTGSMQGTFASFLTCCQCNTKKDTILFIDPGFPVQKQQLVVMGQKYETFDVYDYRGDKLKEKLESYLKKGNISAIVYSNPNNPSWICLKEEELRIIGELATLYDTIVLEDLAYFAMDFRQDLSKPFHPPYQPSVARYTDHYVLLISGSKAFSYAGQRIGVSCISDKLYHRVYPELTRRYERGAFGAVFIHRVLYALSSGTSHSAQYALTAILKAANDGKYNFLNEVKVYGDRARRLKDIFIRHGFHLVYDNDLGEPIADGFYFTIGYPGMSSGELARELMYYGVSAISLVTTGSHQEGLRACTSFIQEHQYAQLDERMAIFAENNPIK
- a CDS encoding fimbrillin family protein gives rise to the protein MLRTDKDKIQLGSTGGDLLLGSDHTPKIRLFSGIPDIDGECLILSPYGKACFPGSLVVRHNYGVDLLSSYKVNTSDEGIIIHKRLRMGTADGTLLMGDRKHISVPYFNHILSQIAIEAKCSNDKVRIEILGVKLVNITTKADFTFPTTVRYFGYSYRTG
- a CDS encoding fimbrillin family protein — its product is MDIVIGQDKWINLQDTNNHSKAYMIKGNSAVTLTANSQSIMFGTKNFMLIPQSLTKWKSYTEKTGTYLAVLCRISSLNGSTSTLLYPQPTTNDNKDGKYAFAAVGINTVWEAGKKYTYTLNFCDGPNGGAGFIARIHLSLRMEMTNRLI
- a CDS encoding IbrB-like domain-containing protein — its product is MENRFISPVYGVKAVLVEKIRANSYNPNVTPPPEMRLLELSIWEDGYTMPCVCYYIEQEDVYELVDGYHKYKVMLTSPRIYRRENGMLPVTVIRKDLAERMASAIRHNRARGMHKIELMTRLVGELTRSGMSDAWICRNLGMNKNELLRLKQISGLAELFADREFREANE